A window of the Comamonas sp. Y33R10-2 genome harbors these coding sequences:
- a CDS encoding response regulator transcription factor: MIKVGIVDDHAIVRSGLRQFLSEHVDLRVVGEAGNGREAIDLVREQEIDVLLMDLSMPGQSGIDALAMLRAKAPDMGILILSGYPEEHYAINLIRQGASGYLNKECDPQDIAEAIRTVALGRRYLTPAVADLLAQQLNRKDDVPAHEQLSEREFQVFLKLARGETAGDIAKSLSLSVKTVSTYRTRLMEKMGLSSNSDLTYYALKNRLID; this comes from the coding sequence ATGATAAAAGTAGGCATAGTTGATGATCATGCGATTGTTCGCTCTGGATTGCGCCAATTTCTGTCTGAGCATGTAGACCTGAGGGTCGTTGGAGAGGCCGGCAATGGACGAGAGGCCATTGATTTGGTGCGAGAGCAAGAAATTGATGTGCTTTTGATGGACTTGTCCATGCCAGGGCAAAGTGGCATTGATGCATTAGCAATGCTTCGGGCGAAAGCTCCTGATATGGGGATCTTGATCCTCAGTGGCTACCCTGAGGAGCACTATGCGATCAACTTGATTCGTCAAGGCGCTAGTGGATACCTGAACAAAGAGTGTGACCCTCAAGATATTGCTGAAGCGATTCGTACGGTTGCTTTGGGTCGACGTTATTTGACGCCTGCAGTGGCAGACCTTTTGGCGCAGCAACTCAACCGCAAGGATGATGTTCCTGCGCATGAACAGCTGTCTGAACGAGAGTTTCAGGTGTTTTTGAAACTAGCCCGCGGAGAGACTGCAGGCGATATTGCCAAGTCACTTTCATTGAGTGTCAAGACGGTAAGTACCTATAGAACAAGATTAATGGAGAAAATGGGTCTCTCTTCTAATAGCGATTTGACGTATTACGCATTAAAAAATCGTTTGATCGATTAA
- the secB gene encoding protein-export chaperone SecB produces the protein MAEQDNSPVFQIQRVYLKDLSLEQPNSPAILLEQEQPSVDIQLGVEATPVAEGVYEVAVTATVQTKIQDKTVFLVEAKQAGIFEIRNVPEDQMGGVIGIACPQIIYPYLRGNVADIVTRAGFPPVHLAEINFQAMYEQQQAAAAAQTEGQLPQ, from the coding sequence ATGGCCGAACAAGACAACAGCCCCGTGTTCCAGATCCAGCGCGTCTACCTGAAGGATCTGTCCTTGGAGCAGCCTAACTCTCCCGCCATCTTGTTGGAGCAAGAGCAGCCTAGCGTTGACATTCAACTGGGCGTGGAAGCCACTCCCGTGGCTGAAGGCGTGTACGAAGTGGCTGTGACCGCGACTGTGCAAACCAAGATTCAGGATAAGACTGTGTTCTTGGTCGAAGCCAAGCAAGCCGGTATCTTCGAAATTCGCAACGTGCCCGAAGACCAAATGGGTGGCGTCATCGGTATTGCTTGCCCGCAGATCATTTACCCCTACCTGCGCGGTAACGTGGCTGACATCGTGACTCGTGCAGGCTTTCCTCCCGTGCACCTGGCTGAAATCAACTTTCAAGCCATGTACGAGCAGCAACAAGCCGCTGCAGCCGCTCAAACTGAAGGCCAACTGCCCCAGTAA
- a CDS encoding NAD(P)H-dependent glycerol-3-phosphate dehydrogenase codes for MNILVIGAGAWGTAMAVSAATHSDQRSVSLWARDAAQAQLMQAERANSRYLPGIRFPEPLAVVSGDVMAHAAAADLIVLGTPMAALRQWLGLLKDCSAPVVWLCKGFEAVAADGSGSGAGYGLMAHEVCQQVAPQLKSGALSGPSFAAEVARQQPTALVAASAHEGVSELLVAAFHGDAMRVYANSDIVGVEVGGAVKNVLAIATGLCDGLELGLNARAALVTRGLAEMTRLGVALGAQAETFMGLSGLGDLVLTATGDLSRNRKVGLLLAQGKTLEQAVASLGHVAEGVYSARTVLARARQVGVEMPITETVVALLDGTLPVTEAVKHLMARDARGE; via the coding sequence ATGAATATTCTTGTCATCGGAGCTGGCGCTTGGGGTACGGCCATGGCCGTCAGCGCGGCAACCCATTCAGACCAGCGCTCAGTCAGCCTCTGGGCGCGTGATGCGGCGCAGGCCCAGCTGATGCAGGCCGAGCGGGCAAACAGCCGCTATTTGCCCGGTATCCGCTTTCCGGAGCCTCTGGCGGTGGTCAGCGGTGATGTGATGGCGCATGCCGCGGCAGCTGACTTGATCGTTTTGGGCACACCCATGGCCGCACTGCGCCAGTGGCTGGGTTTGCTCAAAGACTGCAGCGCACCGGTGGTCTGGTTGTGCAAAGGCTTTGAGGCCGTGGCGGCTGATGGCTCTGGCTCTGGCGCAGGCTATGGCTTGATGGCGCACGAGGTTTGCCAGCAGGTCGCGCCGCAGCTCAAAAGCGGCGCATTGAGCGGCCCCAGCTTTGCTGCCGAGGTGGCGCGCCAGCAGCCCACAGCATTGGTTGCGGCCAGTGCGCACGAGGGTGTGAGCGAGTTGCTGGTCGCAGCCTTTCACGGTGACGCCATGCGCGTTTATGCCAATAGCGACATCGTGGGCGTGGAAGTGGGCGGCGCGGTCAAGAATGTGCTGGCTATTGCCACCGGCTTGTGCGACGGGCTGGAGCTGGGCCTGAACGCCCGCGCAGCGCTGGTAACACGTGGCTTGGCGGAGATGACGCGCTTGGGCGTGGCGCTGGGTGCGCAGGCTGAGACCTTTATGGGCTTGTCCGGTCTGGGTGATTTGGTGCTGACTGCAACGGGCGATTTGTCCCGCAACCGCAAAGTGGGTTTGCTGCTGGCGCAGGGCAAGACGCTGGAGCAGGCCGTGGCATCACTAGGCCATGTGGCAGAAGGCGTTTACAGCGCCCGCACCGTGCTTGCGCGAGCGCGCCAAGTGGGGGTGGAGATGCCGATTACGGAGACGGTGGTCGCCTTGCTCGATGGCACATTGCCGGTGACGGAGGCCGTCAAGCACTTGATGGCACGTGATGCCCGCGGTGAGTGA
- the lysA gene encoding diaminopimelate decarboxylase, protein MANPFTPAQLWNLADEFGTPLWVYDAATIRERIAQLQAFDTVRFAQKACSNIHILKLMRAQGVKVDSVSRGEILRAIAAGYQGGFGEPSDIVYTADVMDEATLATVLEHQVPVNAGSIDMLNQLAAVSKGHHVWLRINPGFGHGHSNKTNTGGEHSKHGIWHTELELALEAIKAGGLVLAGLHMHIGSGVDYAHLQEVCGAMVKLVERTKAAGVDLHAISAGGGLSIPYKQGDATIDTAHYHGLWDAARQQAEVVVGHKLGLELEPGRFLVAESGVLLGTVRATKNAGSNHFVLVDTGFNELMRPSMYGSYHGMEVLRRDGQSLPAQDSVVAGPLCESGDVFTQGDGGVVLPRLLAGASVGDLLVIHDTGAYGSSMSSNYNTRPLAAEVLVDGGKAQLIRRRQTVDELLALELGL, encoded by the coding sequence ATGGCCAACCCCTTCACTCCCGCTCAACTCTGGAACTTGGCTGACGAATTCGGCACGCCGCTGTGGGTGTACGACGCCGCCACCATCCGCGAGCGCATTGCCCAGTTGCAAGCCTTTGACACGGTGCGCTTTGCGCAAAAGGCCTGCTCCAACATCCACATCCTCAAGCTGATGCGCGCGCAAGGCGTGAAGGTCGATTCCGTCTCGCGCGGCGAAATTTTGCGCGCCATTGCAGCGGGCTACCAAGGCGGCTTTGGCGAGCCCAGCGACATCGTTTACACCGCCGATGTGATGGACGAAGCGACTCTGGCCACCGTGTTGGAGCACCAAGTGCCCGTGAACGCAGGCTCCATCGACATGCTGAACCAGCTGGCGGCTGTCTCCAAGGGCCACCATGTGTGGCTGCGCATCAACCCCGGCTTTGGCCACGGCCACAGCAACAAGACCAATACCGGTGGCGAGCACAGCAAGCACGGCATTTGGCATACCGAGCTGGAACTGGCGCTTGAGGCCATCAAGGCAGGCGGCTTGGTGCTGGCAGGCCTGCATATGCACATTGGCTCTGGCGTGGACTACGCCCACCTGCAAGAAGTGTGCGGCGCCATGGTCAAGCTGGTGGAGCGAACCAAGGCGGCAGGCGTGGACCTGCACGCCATCAGTGCCGGTGGCGGCCTGTCCATCCCTTACAAGCAAGGCGATGCCACTATCGACACCGCCCACTACCACGGCCTGTGGGACGCGGCGCGCCAGCAAGCCGAGGTCGTGGTCGGCCACAAGCTGGGGCTCGAACTCGAACCCGGTCGCTTCCTGGTCGCCGAGTCTGGCGTGCTGCTAGGCACCGTGCGCGCCACCAAGAATGCGGGCAGCAACCACTTTGTGCTGGTCGATACCGGCTTTAACGAGCTGATGCGCCCCAGCATGTACGGCAGCTACCACGGCATGGAAGTGCTGCGCCGCGACGGCCAAAGCCTGCCCGCGCAAGACAGCGTGGTGGCAGGCCCGCTGTGCGAATCCGGCGACGTGTTCACCCAAGGCGACGGCGGCGTGGTGCTGCCGCGCTTGCTGGCCGGTGCATCGGTGGGCGATCTACTGGTGATTCACGACACGGGCGCTTATGGCTCGTCCATGTCTAGCAACTACAACACCCGCCCGCTGGCTGCTGAAGTGCTGGTCGATGGCGGCAAAGCCCAACTGATTCGCCGCCGCCAGACGGTGGACGAGCTGCTGGCGCTGGAGTTGGGCTTGTAA
- the gpmA gene encoding 2,3-diphosphoglycerate-dependent phosphoglycerate mutase gives MYKLVLIRHGESTWNLENRFTGWTDVDLTATGVEQAKQAGQLLKAEGFDFDVAYTSMLKRAIRTLWHVQDEMDRTWLPVVHDWRLNERHYGGLQGLNKADTAKKYGEDQVLVWRRSYDVPPPALEATDERSERGDLRYAKLQPEQIPLTECLQDTVARVVPFWNDSIAPAILAGKRIVITAHGNSIRALIKYLDNIADDKIVGVNVPNGIPLVYELDADLKPIRHYYLGDAEAAAKAAAAVASQGKA, from the coding sequence ATGTACAAGCTCGTTCTGATCCGCCACGGTGAATCCACCTGGAACCTTGAAAACCGCTTCACCGGCTGGACCGATGTGGATCTGACTGCCACCGGCGTCGAACAGGCCAAACAGGCCGGCCAACTGCTCAAGGCAGAAGGCTTTGACTTCGATGTGGCCTACACCAGCATGCTCAAGCGTGCCATTCGCACCCTCTGGCATGTGCAAGATGAAATGGACCGCACTTGGCTGCCCGTGGTGCACGACTGGCGCCTGAACGAACGCCATTACGGCGGTCTGCAAGGCCTGAACAAGGCGGACACGGCCAAGAAGTACGGTGAGGACCAAGTACTGGTCTGGCGCCGCAGCTACGATGTGCCGCCTCCTGCACTGGAAGCTACTGATGAGCGTAGCGAGCGCGGCGACTTGCGCTACGCCAAGCTGCAGCCCGAGCAAATTCCGCTGACAGAGTGCCTGCAAGACACTGTTGCCCGCGTCGTACCTTTCTGGAACGACTCTATTGCCCCCGCCATTTTGGCCGGCAAGCGCATCGTTATCACCGCACATGGCAACTCCATCCGCGCGCTGATTAAGTATCTGGACAATATCGCTGACGACAAAATTGTCGGTGTCAACGTCCCCAACGGCATCCCGTTGGTTTATGAACTGGATGCCGATCTCAAGCCAATCCGCCACTACTACCTGGGCGATGCCGAAGCGGCAGCCAAGGCAGCCGCTGCGGTCGCCTCTCAGGGCAAGGCCTGA
- a CDS encoding HesA/MoeB/ThiF family protein — translation MNDDQLLRYSRHIMLDEIGIEGQERILAAHVVIIGAGGLGSPAALYLGSAGVGRMTIVDNDTVDVTNLQRQIAHTTDRVGMPKVESIRTAIHAINPEVDIRCIQERATDALLNELLPTATVVLDCTDNYKTRQTINAACVRHRIPLIEGAAIRVDGQLMVIDPRNPDSPCYACVFPPEAEFEEIQCSTMGVFAPLVGLIGTQQAAEALKLIVGFGQSSVGRLQMLDARTLEWSTMKITRVKTCDVCRH, via the coding sequence ATGAACGACGATCAATTGCTGCGCTACTCCCGCCACATCATGCTCGACGAAATCGGTATTGAAGGCCAAGAGCGCATTTTGGCTGCGCATGTGGTGATCATTGGTGCCGGTGGCCTCGGCTCCCCTGCTGCGCTGTACCTCGGCTCTGCCGGGGTAGGCCGCATGACTATCGTTGACAACGACACCGTAGACGTGACAAATTTACAGCGCCAGATTGCCCACACAACTGATCGCGTTGGTATGCCTAAAGTCGAATCCATTCGCACGGCAATCCACGCCATCAATCCCGAAGTCGACATTCGCTGCATTCAGGAGCGAGCAACTGACGCCTTGCTCAATGAATTGCTGCCTACAGCAACTGTCGTTCTGGACTGCACGGATAACTACAAAACACGTCAAACCATCAATGCAGCCTGCGTGCGCCACCGTATTCCCTTGATTGAAGGCGCAGCCATTCGGGTGGACGGGCAACTCATGGTCATTGACCCACGCAATCCTGACAGCCCTTGTTACGCCTGCGTCTTTCCACCAGAGGCTGAATTTGAAGAAATCCAGTGCTCGACCATGGGGGTTTTTGCCCCCCTTGTTGGCCTAATAGGTACCCAACAAGCAGCAGAAGCTTTAAAACTGATTGTCGGTTTTGGCCAATCTTCTGTCGGACGACTTCAGATGCTTGACGCTCGCACTTTGGAGTGGAGTACGATGAAAATCACAAGGGTTAAAACCTGTGACGTGTGCAGACACTGA
- a CDS encoding CHASE3 domain-containing protein: MRRTHIRKIAVSLTIAIIAAVLMVSINEAGYKKSLQALDTLTKTQSTRSKLNLLMQQILDAETGLRGYLLTGEERYLQPYNSANVGIGASMDELRRTFLMDPKELATFTPLARQVERKTSEMELSLRLYRQGNHEAWRFVMFTDVGIENMEAIRTHVTTLRSNIDQNAKANLADIEETLSLSRIGIATVTALGILGFFMYLRQANALQHSHQREQEIQLEERNRLEEVVNERTATLAELATHLQQVREDERAHLARELHDELGSLLTAAKLDVARLKSKIDLSAPEVSERVVHLVETLNSGIALKRRIIEDLRPSSLSNLGLTTSLEILTREFGERSNIDVECSLESVDLSESTQLTVYRIVQESLTNIGKYAKASHVMVSVHNYPTYVAVQIQDDGQGFELASMRPNSHGLTGMKHRVEAVGGRLTVASQPTKGTTISAVIPLAASNA; the protein is encoded by the coding sequence ATGCGCAGGACCCATATCCGCAAAATTGCAGTCAGCCTGACGATAGCGATCATTGCGGCCGTCTTAATGGTCAGTATTAATGAAGCTGGCTATAAAAAGTCTTTGCAAGCCCTAGATACGCTGACTAAAACACAAAGCACGAGATCCAAGCTTAATTTGTTAATGCAACAAATACTGGATGCAGAAACCGGCTTACGTGGCTACCTTCTTACAGGGGAAGAACGCTATCTGCAGCCATACAACTCAGCCAACGTAGGTATTGGTGCCAGCATGGATGAGCTGCGACGCACTTTCCTCATGGACCCCAAGGAGCTGGCGACCTTCACGCCACTGGCTAGGCAAGTGGAGCGTAAAACCAGCGAGATGGAGTTGAGCTTGCGCCTATATCGCCAAGGCAACCATGAGGCTTGGCGTTTTGTGATGTTTACCGATGTTGGTATAGAAAACATGGAGGCGATCCGCACTCACGTCACAACTTTGCGCAGCAACATTGACCAGAACGCCAAAGCCAACCTCGCTGATATCGAAGAAACACTCAGCCTATCGCGTATCGGAATTGCTACGGTCACAGCACTAGGCATTCTTGGCTTCTTCATGTATTTGCGCCAAGCCAATGCCCTGCAGCACTCTCATCAGCGCGAGCAAGAAATTCAACTTGAAGAACGCAATCGACTTGAAGAAGTGGTCAACGAACGTACAGCAACGCTCGCCGAACTTGCCACCCACTTGCAGCAAGTACGCGAAGATGAACGGGCTCACTTAGCGCGAGAGCTGCATGATGAACTGGGCTCTCTTCTAACCGCAGCTAAGCTGGATGTGGCAAGGCTGAAGTCCAAGATTGACCTGTCAGCGCCTGAAGTTTCGGAGCGCGTTGTTCATCTTGTCGAAACACTCAACAGCGGAATTGCACTCAAACGCCGAATTATTGAGGATCTGCGCCCCTCCTCTCTGTCCAATCTAGGCCTAACCACCTCGTTGGAAATCTTGACCCGTGAGTTCGGTGAGCGCAGCAACATTGATGTGGAATGCAGCTTAGAGTCAGTTGATTTGTCAGAGTCCACCCAATTGACGGTTTACCGTATCGTTCAAGAATCACTGACCAATATTGGCAAATATGCAAAAGCCAGCCATGTCATGGTCAGCGTTCACAACTACCCCACCTATGTAGCTGTGCAGATTCAGGATGATGGTCAAGGGTTTGAGCTAGCCAGCATGCGCCCTAACTCTCACGGGCTAACAGGCATGAAACACAGAGTAGAAGCCGTAGGCGGGCGCCTCACTGTGGCTTCACAACCCACTAAGGGAACGACTATTTCTGCGGTCATTCCACTTGCAGCGTCCAATGCATAA
- a CDS encoding LysR family transcriptional regulator, with protein sequence MNEQDAALRITHRHIEIFRAVMTAGSVTGAAQLLYTSQPTVSRELARMEQLLGYALFERVQGRLRANARALLLWDEVQRSWQGLERVVDRAVELGRPHAAHISVLCLPALSHALLPGALARLQASQGEVAVSVTTQEAPLLQEWMAAQRFDLGLSELADAPPGTRSQPLPAMDEVAVLPVNHPLASKAVLTEQDFEDQPFISLARDDPYRSQIDAVFAAANVRRQLSLETASAVAVCAMVQHGLGLAIVNPLTARACAGPQLVVRALTFSIPFQVHMLLPLHRPGNVGTSALVQALEQEAQTLAYRGG encoded by the coding sequence ATGAATGAACAAGACGCAGCGCTGCGTATCACCCATCGCCACATCGAAATCTTTCGCGCCGTGATGACCGCTGGCAGTGTGACCGGAGCGGCTCAGCTTCTCTACACCTCGCAGCCCACCGTCAGCCGCGAGTTGGCGCGCATGGAGCAATTATTGGGCTACGCCCTTTTTGAGCGGGTGCAGGGCAGGCTGCGGGCCAATGCGCGGGCCTTGCTGCTGTGGGATGAAGTGCAGCGCAGCTGGCAGGGCTTGGAGCGGGTGGTTGACCGGGCGGTAGAGCTAGGCCGCCCCCATGCCGCCCACATCAGCGTGCTGTGCCTGCCTGCGCTCAGCCACGCCTTGCTACCGGGCGCATTGGCGCGGCTGCAAGCCAGTCAGGGCGAGGTGGCTGTCAGTGTGACTACGCAAGAAGCGCCACTGTTGCAAGAGTGGATGGCCGCCCAGCGTTTTGACTTGGGGCTGTCTGAGTTGGCAGATGCGCCACCGGGCACGCGCAGCCAGCCCTTGCCGGCTATGGATGAGGTGGCGGTGCTGCCGGTGAACCACCCGCTGGCGAGCAAGGCCGTCTTGACCGAGCAGGATTTTGAAGACCAGCCCTTCATCAGCTTGGCGCGAGATGACCCATACCGCTCGCAAATTGATGCGGTATTTGCAGCGGCTAACGTGCGCCGTCAGCTGAGTTTAGAGACCGCCAGCGCGGTCGCGGTGTGCGCCATGGTCCAGCATGGGCTGGGGCTGGCCATCGTCAACCCGCTCACGGCGCGGGCCTGTGCGGGCCCGCAACTGGTGGTGCGGGCGTTGACGTTCTCCATTCCTTTTCAGGTGCATATGCTGCTGCCGCTGCACCGACCCGGCAATGTTGGTACATCGGCGCTGGTGCAGGCGCTGGAGCAAGAGGCGCAGACCTTGGCTTACAGAGGAGGCTGA
- the grxC gene encoding glutaredoxin 3: protein MQAVKMYTTAVCPYCVRAKQVLHAKGVENIEEIRIDFDNEARKHMMEITGRRSVPQIFIGETHVGGCDDLMALDAKGELLPLLQS, encoded by the coding sequence ATGCAAGCCGTGAAGATGTACACCACCGCCGTCTGCCCTTATTGCGTACGTGCCAAGCAAGTTCTGCACGCCAAGGGTGTTGAGAACATTGAAGAAATTCGCATTGATTTCGACAACGAAGCGCGCAAGCACATGATGGAAATCACGGGCCGCCGCTCCGTGCCCCAGATCTTTATTGGCGAAACCCATGTGGGTGGCTGCGACGATTTGATGGCTTTGGATGCCAAGGGCGAGTTGCTGCCCCTGCTGCAAAGCTAA
- a CDS encoding S41 family peptidase produces MGQKIKIAGWISVGVLAGALTTVSLQTLARGGVTPLPLEEIQQLSAVFGLIKTDYVEPVSDKKLITDAISGMVSSLDPHSQYFDKKTYKEFKEGTSGKFVGVGIEITMEDGLIKIVSPIEGSPAFRAGLKTGDLITKIDDTAVKGLTLNDAVKRMRGEPNTKVRLNIMRKDESRSFPVTITREEIKTQSVKGKVVEPGYAWIRLSQFQERTVDDFVRKVEEVYKQEPNLKGLVLDLRNDPGGLLDAAVAISAAFLPPDVPVVSTNGQLAESKAVYKASPEFYAQRGFGDPLQRLPAALKKLPLVVLVNEGSASASEIVAGALQDHKRATVMGSQSFGKGSVQTVRPLGPETALKLTTARYYTPSGKSIQAKGIVPDLMVDETAEGNLFAALGMREADLEKHLSSGQGAEVKNDALEKAREEARKRLEEEAKKPVSERRLPEFGSDKDFQLQQALNKLKGQTVQVSKTLTERKVEDKSDDAADADKKPAVKKSPEKSESDKSKK; encoded by the coding sequence ATGGGTCAAAAAATCAAAATTGCAGGCTGGATCTCTGTAGGCGTTCTCGCAGGTGCGTTGACGACCGTATCCCTGCAGACGCTAGCTCGCGGCGGTGTAACACCTCTGCCACTTGAAGAAATCCAGCAGCTGTCAGCCGTTTTTGGTCTGATCAAAACCGATTATGTAGAGCCGGTCAGCGACAAAAAGCTGATTACCGATGCCATCTCTGGCATGGTCTCCAGCTTGGACCCCCACTCTCAGTACTTCGACAAGAAGACGTACAAAGAATTCAAGGAAGGCACTTCCGGCAAGTTCGTTGGCGTAGGCATTGAGATCACCATGGAAGATGGCCTGATCAAGATCGTCTCCCCCATCGAAGGCTCGCCGGCCTTCCGCGCTGGTCTCAAAACTGGCGACCTCATCACCAAGATCGATGACACTGCCGTCAAGGGCCTGACGCTCAATGACGCCGTCAAACGCATGCGCGGCGAGCCCAATACCAAGGTGCGTCTGAACATCATGCGCAAGGACGAAAGCCGCAGCTTCCCCGTCACGATCACGCGTGAAGAAATCAAAACTCAGTCCGTAAAGGGCAAGGTTGTCGAGCCCGGCTACGCATGGATTCGCTTGAGCCAGTTCCAAGAACGCACGGTCGATGACTTTGTCCGCAAGGTCGAAGAAGTCTACAAACAAGAGCCCAACCTCAAGGGTCTGGTGCTTGACCTACGCAACGACCCAGGTGGCCTGCTCGATGCAGCGGTGGCTATCTCTGCCGCCTTCTTGCCACCCGATGTGCCTGTGGTCTCAACCAACGGTCAATTGGCTGAAAGCAAAGCTGTCTATAAGGCATCGCCAGAGTTCTACGCTCAACGTGGCTTTGGCGACCCACTGCAGCGATTGCCTGCAGCTCTGAAGAAGCTGCCACTAGTTGTGTTGGTGAATGAAGGTTCTGCCTCCGCCAGCGAAATCGTTGCAGGTGCTTTGCAAGATCACAAGCGCGCTACCGTGATGGGTAGCCAGTCTTTCGGCAAGGGCTCCGTCCAGACGGTTCGCCCCCTGGGCCCAGAAACTGCACTCAAACTGACCACGGCGCGTTACTACACACCTAGCGGCAAGTCTATTCAGGCCAAGGGCATCGTCCCCGACCTGATGGTGGACGAAACCGCCGAGGGCAATCTCTTTGCCGCTCTGGGCATGCGTGAAGCCGATCTGGAAAAGCACCTCTCCAGCGGTCAAGGCGCTGAAGTCAAAAACGACGCACTGGAAAAAGCGCGTGAAGAAGCCCGCAAGCGTTTGGAAGAAGAAGCTAAAAAGCCTGTGTCTGAACGCCGCTTGCCAGAGTTTGGCTCTGACAAAGACTTCCAGCTGCAGCAAGCGCTGAACAAGCTCAAAGGCCAGACCGTTCAAGTCAGCAAAACACTGACAGAGCGCAAAGTGGAAGACAAGTCTGACGATGCAGCCGATGCGGATAAAAAGCCTGCAGTCAAGAAGTCGCCTGAAAAGAGCGAATCTGACAAGAGCAAAAAATAA
- a CDS encoding rhodanese-like domain-containing protein, whose protein sequence is MKFIIDNWYLILIAVASGVMLLLPALRGAAGGSLSAAAAVHLINREKAVVIDVREAEEFAAGRINAAKNLPLNQLEEKLAATVKNKQLPLVLVCASGARAVRAEGIAKKLGYEKAQALAGGMKAWRDAGLPVEKA, encoded by the coding sequence GTGAAATTCATCATCGATAACTGGTATTTGATCCTGATTGCTGTGGCTTCGGGTGTGATGCTGCTCTTGCCCGCTCTGCGCGGTGCTGCTGGCGGTTCTTTGTCGGCTGCTGCTGCCGTGCATCTGATCAACCGTGAAAAAGCCGTGGTGATTGATGTGCGCGAGGCCGAAGAGTTTGCGGCTGGCCGAATCAATGCTGCCAAAAATCTGCCTTTGAACCAGTTGGAAGAAAAGCTGGCTGCGACCGTCAAGAACAAGCAATTGCCCTTGGTGCTGGTTTGTGCTTCGGGCGCTCGCGCAGTGCGCGCTGAAGGCATTGCCAAGAAGCTGGGCTATGAAAAGGCTCAAGCCCTGGCCGGCGGCATGAAAGCCTGGCGCGATGCAGGCTTGCCTGTTGAAAAAGCCTGA
- a CDS encoding DMT family transporter has protein sequence MSQHSAPAAHRHTLTGIGYTVLACAFFSILDTGAKYAGAWLPLLMALWLRYVLQSALTVGFGLTRHGLAVFRTQRPGFQLLRAMLFCMSNVLAMLSLRYLPLAEFTAIVALAPLALTLVAAIWLGQKVSPLRWVLVALGFAGTLIILRPGGDQFSGWALVWPALQLVANTAYQILSSKMAGKESPVTTQIYTSLLALSVSCMALPWVWQLPDTTALWLAAIAMGVGSTIGHLMLLKAYEKAEPATITPFLYSQIPCALLAGWLVYGHVPDQWAVMGMAVIALCGAASAWLSIRERR, from the coding sequence ATGTCACAGCACTCAGCCCCTGCCGCCCATCGCCACACGCTGACGGGCATTGGCTATACGGTGCTGGCTTGCGCCTTCTTTTCGATTTTGGATACCGGTGCGAAATACGCAGGCGCATGGCTGCCGCTGTTGATGGCGCTGTGGCTGCGCTACGTGCTGCAGTCCGCCCTGACGGTGGGCTTTGGCCTGACCCGGCATGGGCTGGCCGTTTTTCGCACCCAGCGCCCCGGCTTTCAGTTGCTGCGCGCTATGTTGTTTTGCATGAGCAATGTGCTGGCCATGCTCAGCCTGCGTTATCTGCCGCTGGCGGAGTTCACCGCCATCGTGGCGCTAGCGCCCTTGGCTCTGACCCTCGTTGCCGCCATCTGGCTGGGCCAGAAAGTCAGCCCGCTGCGCTGGGTGTTGGTAGCGCTGGGCTTTGCCGGCACCTTGATTATTCTGCGCCCCGGTGGCGATCAGTTCAGCGGCTGGGCCTTGGTGTGGCCGGCGCTGCAACTCGTGGCCAATACGGCCTATCAAATTTTAAGCAGCAAAATGGCGGGCAAAGAAAGCCCGGTCACCACACAGATCTACACCAGCTTGCTGGCGCTGAGCGTGTCATGCATGGCCCTGCCTTGGGTGTGGCAGTTGCCTGATACCACAGCGCTGTGGCTGGCTGCCATTGCCATGGGAGTGGGCAGCACCATTGGGCATTTGATGCTGCTCAAAGCCTATGAAAAAGCTGAGCCCGCGACCATCACGCCTTTTTTGTACAGCCAAATTCCCTGCGCTTTGCTCGCTGGCTGGCTGGTTTATGGCCATGTCCCTGATCAATGGGCGGTGATGGGCATGGCGGTCATTGCACTGTGCGGAGCAGCAAGTGCCTGGCTAAGTATCAGAGAACGGCGCTAA